A window of the Persephonella sp. genome harbors these coding sequences:
- a CDS encoding desulfoferrodoxin family protein: protein MPKINNYVDISTVEKEAKRDYIDRHSPFVHVEGNAVKGQKLKVKVKVGEEYCHPDDFDHYIAWVQLWDGDTFLGQATFVPGVQGNQCSQAEVDFYIVPTKNKLKLQAMSYCTKHGLWQGPEVEVEVQEAQAPAGA from the coding sequence ATGCCAAAAATCAACAACTATGTTGATATTTCAACTGTAGAAAAGGAAGCAAAAAGGGACTACATTGACAGACACTCACCATTTGTTCATGTAGAAGGAAATGCTGTTAAAGGACAAAAGCTCAAAGTTAAGGTAAAAGTGGGAGAAGAATACTGCCACCCAGATGATTTTGACCATTACATAGCGTGGGTTCAGCTCTGGGACGGGGACACATTCTTAGGACAGGCTACTTTTGTTCCGGGAGTTCAGGGCAACCAGTGTTCTCAGGCTGAGGTTGATTTCTACATTGTGCCCACAAAAAATAAACTCAAACTTCAGGCGATGAGCTACTGCACAAAACATGGTCTTTGGCAGGGACCAGAAGTTGAGGTGGAAGTTCAGGAAGCACAGGCACCTGCAGGTGCATAA
- the ribD gene encoding bifunctional diaminohydroxyphosphoribosylaminopyrimidine deaminase/5-amino-6-(5-phosphoribosylamino)uracil reductase RibD, protein MEKEDIRYMKEALKLAEKGKGYTHPNPAVGAVIVKDGKIIGKGYHRKAGLPHAEREAIKDAVSKGFDITGSTMYVTLEPCCHYGKTPPCTQAIIDRRIKRVVVAALDPNPLVSGKGVQTLRKAGIEVDVGILKEKAEKINEDFFVYIKEKRPFVHLKIAQTLDGKIATKTGSSKWITGEKARRYAHKLRKEATAVMVGVGTALSDNPSLTVRDYPSKKQPVRVLIDKDLKTPENYKIFDSSSKTIVFASKSAPSEKVKKLKEKGVNIIFLPLKDNRFAVEDILSSLYDLNVMHLLVEGGKDLITQFIERGLFDKISLFQAPKLIGEDGLSSVGSLGVEDVSQSVNFRIESIKGLDQDIYFELYPD, encoded by the coding sequence ATGGAAAAAGAAGATATTAGATATATGAAAGAGGCTCTAAAACTTGCAGAGAAAGGGAAAGGATACACCCATCCAAACCCAGCTGTTGGGGCTGTTATTGTAAAAGATGGAAAAATAATAGGAAAAGGCTACCATAGAAAAGCTGGTCTTCCCCACGCAGAAAGGGAGGCGATAAAAGATGCTGTTTCAAAAGGTTTTGATATAACCGGTTCTACCATGTATGTAACACTTGAGCCTTGCTGTCATTACGGCAAAACCCCTCCATGCACACAGGCTATAATAGACAGAAGGATAAAAAGGGTCGTTGTGGCAGCACTTGATCCAAATCCTCTTGTTTCCGGGAAAGGTGTTCAAACTCTGAGAAAAGCAGGAATTGAGGTTGATGTTGGCATTCTTAAGGAAAAAGCAGAAAAGATAAATGAGGACTTTTTTGTTTACATAAAAGAAAAAAGACCTTTTGTTCACCTGAAGATAGCCCAGACCCTTGATGGAAAAATAGCAACAAAAACAGGCTCATCAAAATGGATAACAGGGGAAAAAGCAAGAAGGTATGCACACAAGCTCAGAAAAGAGGCAACAGCTGTTATGGTTGGTGTTGGAACTGCTTTATCTGATAACCCAAGTCTTACTGTAAGAGATTACCCTTCAAAAAAACAGCCTGTTAGGGTTCTGATTGATAAAGATCTTAAAACCCCTGAAAATTACAAAATATTTGACAGCTCATCAAAAACTATAGTTTTTGCTTCAAAAAGTGCACCTTCAGAAAAGGTTAAAAAGCTAAAAGAAAAAGGTGTAAATATTATCTTTCTTCCATTAAAAGACAACAGGTTTGCAGTTGAGGATATACTATCCTCTCTTTATGATCTTAATGTTATGCATCTTCTTGTTGAGGGAGGTAAGGATCTGATTACACAGTTTATTGAAAGGGGTCTGTTCGACAAAATATCACTTTTTCAGGCACCTAAACTTATAGGTGAGGACGGTTTGTCATCTGTCGGTAGTCTGGGGGTGGAAGATGTATCACAGTCTGTAAACTTTAGGATAGAAAGCATAAAAGGGCTTGATCAGGATATTTATTTTGAGCTGTATCCTGATTAA
- the polX gene encoding DNA polymerase/3'-5' exonuclease PolX produces the protein MYNINKDLANIFKKMAAIYEFLDDRFRAMAYQRAAHIIEDLPDDVRNYMASGKLYMIRGIGSSIASKIEEYVKTGKIQKYEELKKKVPEDFIELIDLPGFGPKTLKRIYEELGISTKEELIKALKDGRIERLEGFGPKKVENMLKGLQMYEISKRRILLWEALQISKYIVDKLKKNLKQIHRIEVVGSTRRRKETIGDLDILVTADDKDRLPIMDFFTSIEEVSEVLVKGPKKSSVIMKFEGKERQVDLRIFKDEEWGAALQYFTGSKQHNIHLREIAKEKGLKINEYGVFKADTEEKIAGETEESVYRSVGMDWIPPELREDRGEIEAAVEHKLPILVELKDIKGDLHVHSTWSDGTFSIKDLVDFVRKNYRYEYIVITDHSKSQRVAHGLDENRLIEEIKEINLINKMVGLDFVKKGIEVDILLDGSLDLSDEVLSQLDWVVASVHSHFNRDNTDRILKAMENPYVNAIGHPTGRLIGMREAYPVDMDAVIKAAKETGTALEINAQPSRMDIDEIWVRKAVEEGVKLVISTDAHNTGHFAFMEVGVSIARRGWATKRDILNTKSWKEIKKFVDAKKKKFGVKV, from the coding sequence ATGTATAACATAAACAAGGATCTTGCAAACATTTTCAAAAAGATGGCTGCCATATACGAGTTCTTAGATGACAGGTTCAGGGCTATGGCTTACCAGAGAGCTGCCCATATTATTGAGGATCTTCCTGATGATGTCAGGAACTATATGGCATCTGGAAAACTTTATATGATAAGAGGGATAGGATCAAGTATAGCCTCAAAAATTGAGGAGTATGTCAAAACAGGCAAAATCCAGAAATATGAAGAACTGAAGAAAAAAGTCCCGGAAGATTTTATAGAACTTATAGATCTTCCAGGATTTGGTCCTAAAACATTAAAGAGAATATATGAAGAGCTTGGGATATCAACAAAAGAAGAACTGATTAAAGCTCTAAAAGATGGAAGAATAGAAAGACTTGAAGGGTTTGGTCCTAAAAAGGTTGAAAATATGCTCAAAGGACTGCAGATGTATGAGATATCAAAAAGGAGAATTCTCCTGTGGGAAGCTCTGCAGATATCAAAATACATAGTTGATAAACTGAAAAAAAATCTAAAGCAGATCCACAGAATAGAGGTTGTTGGAAGCACAAGAAGAAGAAAGGAAACTATAGGAGATCTTGATATCCTTGTTACAGCAGATGATAAGGACAGGCTACCGATAATGGATTTTTTTACATCTATTGAAGAAGTTTCTGAGGTTCTGGTAAAGGGTCCCAAAAAATCATCTGTTATCATGAAATTTGAGGGAAAAGAAAGGCAGGTTGACCTGAGAATATTCAAAGATGAGGAATGGGGAGCCGCTCTCCAGTATTTTACAGGATCAAAACAACACAACATACATCTGAGAGAGATAGCGAAGGAAAAAGGGCTGAAGATTAACGAGTACGGGGTTTTTAAGGCAGACACAGAAGAAAAGATAGCAGGGGAAACAGAGGAAAGCGTTTACAGGTCAGTAGGTATGGACTGGATACCTCCAGAGCTGAGGGAAGACAGGGGAGAGATAGAAGCTGCAGTGGAGCATAAACTACCTATTCTTGTAGAGCTAAAGGATATAAAAGGAGATCTTCACGTCCACTCAACATGGTCTGACGGGACTTTTTCAATCAAAGATCTTGTTGATTTTGTCAGGAAAAACTACAGGTATGAATACATAGTTATCACAGATCACTCAAAATCCCAGAGGGTGGCACACGGACTTGATGAGAACAGACTTATTGAAGAGATAAAAGAGATAAACCTTATAAACAAAATGGTAGGTCTTGATTTTGTAAAAAAAGGAATAGAGGTTGATATACTTCTTGACGGAAGTTTAGACCTGTCTGATGAAGTGTTATCCCAGCTTGACTGGGTTGTTGCATCTGTCCATAGCCATTTTAATAGGGATAACACCGACAGAATATTAAAAGCGATGGAAAATCCATATGTAAATGCTATAGGACACCCCACAGGAAGATTAATAGGAATGAGGGAAGCATACCCTGTAGATATGGATGCAGTAATAAAAGCCGCAAAAGAAACAGGAACAGCTCTTGAGATTAATGCCCAACCTTCAAGAATGGACATAGATGAGATATGGGTTAGAAAAGCTGTTGAGGAAGGCGTAAAGCTGGTGATCTCCACAGATGCCCACAACACAGGGCATTTTGCTTTTATGGAGGTTGGTGTTTCTATAGCCAGAAGGGGATGGGCAACAAAAAGGGATATTCTCAACACAAAAAGCTGGAAAGAGATAAAAAAGTTTGTTGATGCAAAAAAGAAAAAGTTCGGCGTAAAGGTATAA
- the gltX gene encoding glutamate--tRNA ligase translates to MVRVRFAPSPTGYLHLGNARTALFNYIYAKHTGGKIVLRIEDTDRERSKKEYEDMLIDDLKWLGIEWDEGPDVGGEYAPYRQSERIDIYYQYVEKLKETGHIYKCFCTPEELEEERKKAMVEGRPPRYSGKCRNLSPEDIKKLEEEGKPYVWRFRVPDGEYIVFDDLIKGTVEINVDEFGDFVIVRSDGSPVYNFVVVVDDALMKITHVIRGEDHLSNTPKQILIYRALGFQEPKFAHLPIILGEDRSKLSKRHGAVSVRAFRDDGYVSEAMFNGLALLGWHPKGDNEVLSKEEIIAEFDIEDVHNAPAVFDRAKLKWLNGVYIREKLDLEDLTRRAIPFFEGFGYKADFDYYKKVMEAIRDSLETLMDIEERAKPFFVDDFHYSEDGKKFLEDENGYKVVQLFYEKIKDMDNITKEDFKKITKEIQKETGIKGKGLFMPIRVALTGETSGVDIATLVEVIGIERVKHRIQRALEYFG, encoded by the coding sequence TTGGTAAGAGTAAGGTTTGCACCAAGCCCAACAGGATATTTACATCTTGGAAATGCAAGAACAGCCCTTTTCAACTACATATATGCAAAACATACAGGAGGAAAAATAGTTCTCAGGATTGAGGATACAGACAGGGAAAGATCAAAAAAAGAGTATGAGGATATGCTTATAGATGATCTGAAATGGCTTGGTATAGAATGGGATGAGGGACCAGATGTTGGGGGTGAATACGCACCATACAGACAGTCTGAAAGAATAGATATCTACTACCAATATGTAGAAAAACTAAAAGAAACCGGTCATATATACAAATGTTTCTGCACACCTGAGGAGCTTGAGGAAGAAAGAAAAAAAGCTATGGTAGAAGGAAGACCACCAAGATACTCAGGAAAATGCAGAAATTTATCTCCTGAAGATATTAAAAAACTTGAGGAAGAAGGAAAGCCTTACGTCTGGAGGTTTAGAGTTCCTGACGGTGAGTATATAGTTTTTGATGATCTTATAAAAGGAACTGTTGAGATAAATGTTGATGAGTTTGGGGATTTTGTTATAGTTAGATCAGACGGCTCACCTGTTTACAACTTTGTTGTTGTTGTAGATGATGCTCTGATGAAGATTACACATGTTATTAGGGGGGAAGACCACCTTTCAAACACCCCAAAACAGATACTTATCTACAGGGCTTTGGGATTTCAGGAGCCTAAATTTGCACATCTTCCTATAATACTGGGAGAAGACAGAAGTAAACTGTCCAAAAGACACGGGGCTGTTTCTGTAAGAGCTTTTAGAGATGACGGGTATGTATCGGAAGCTATGTTCAACGGTCTTGCCCTTTTAGGCTGGCATCCAAAAGGGGATAATGAGGTCTTGTCAAAAGAGGAGATAATAGCCGAGTTTGATATTGAAGATGTCCACAATGCTCCTGCTGTTTTTGACAGGGCAAAGCTAAAATGGCTTAACGGGGTCTATATAAGGGAAAAATTAGATCTTGAAGATCTTACCAGAAGAGCTATTCCTTTTTTTGAAGGGTTTGGTTATAAAGCAGATTTTGATTATTACAAAAAGGTTATGGAGGCTATAAGGGACAGCCTTGAAACGCTTATGGATATAGAGGAAAGGGCTAAACCATTTTTTGTTGATGATTTCCACTACTCTGAAGATGGAAAAAAATTCCTTGAAGATGAAAACGGATATAAAGTAGTTCAGCTGTTTTATGAAAAGATAAAAGATATGGACAATATTACAAAAGAGGATTTTAAGAAAATAACAAAAGAGATACAGAAAGAAACAGGTATAAAAGGAAAAGGACTGTTTATGCCTATCAGAGTGGCTCTTACAGGGGAAACATCAGGGGTTGATATAGCTACTCTCGTTGAGGTTATAGGAATAGAAAGGGTAAAACACAGAATACAGAGAGCTCTGGAGTATTTTGGATGA
- a CDS encoding dual specificity protein phosphatase — protein sequence MIRWITDYLGGSRVPEPDELILWKDEGVDTVINLLKGDYGDFIAQKQKEIGFEVIRIPFDMYQIIPEEDFLAVYHYIDEIKNNKKIVVHCKYGQARSGTFLAGYLIHSGIPYEKAINKVMEKGFNPHTFHQINFLKNLSEGRYG from the coding sequence ATGATAAGATGGATAACAGACTATCTTGGAGGAAGCAGGGTTCCTGAACCTGATGAGCTTATTTTATGGAAAGATGAAGGGGTTGATACTGTCATAAACCTTCTCAAAGGGGATTACGGCGATTTTATAGCACAGAAACAGAAAGAGATTGGCTTTGAGGTGATAAGGATACCTTTTGATATGTATCAGATTATCCCAGAAGAAGATTTTCTTGCTGTTTACCATTACATTGATGAGATAAAAAACAATAAAAAGATTGTTGTTCACTGCAAATACGGTCAGGCAAGGAGCGGAACATTTCTGGCAGGATACCTGATACATTCAGGTATTCCTTACGAAAAAGCGATTAATAAAGTTATGGAAAAAGGTTTTAACCCTCACACATTCCACCAGATAAACTTTTTAAAAAATCTTTCAGAAGGTAGATATGGTTGA
- the cas2 gene encoding CRISPR-associated endonuclease Cas2, producing the protein MFIILVYDANEKRVQKFHKTCKKYLTWVQNSVFEGEISEATLRVLKDQLKEIMEENEDSILIYKFRTKKYYERESIGINKPSHEDLFI; encoded by the coding sequence ATGTTTATTATCCTTGTTTATGATGCAAATGAAAAAAGAGTTCAAAAGTTTCATAAAACCTGCAAAAAATATCTAACTTGGGTACAAAACAGCGTATTTGAAGGGGAAATTTCTGAAGCTACCTTAAGAGTTTTAAAAGATCAGCTTAAAGAAATAATGGAAGAAAATGAAGACAGTATTTTAATATATAAGTTCAGAACAAAGAAATATTATGAAAGGGAAAGTATCGGAATAAATAAACCTTCCCACGAAGATCTGTTTATTTAA
- the cas1b gene encoding type I-B CRISPR-associated endonuclease Cas1b gives MKKPIYIFNDGQLKRKDNTLLFIKDNQKKNIPVNSISEIHVFGEIDLNKRVLEFLTKNKIPLFFYNHYGYYIGSYYPREYLNSGFIILKQAEFYLDKNERLYLAKSFVEGAVLNILKNLNYYKRSKEEYIKPYIEEIEQKLKEIKNKEDIPSLMALEGEIRKKYYEAFNVILNIGDFYFDKRTKQPPENPLNALISFGNSLLYTVVLAQIYRTHLDPRIGYLHQTNQRSFSLNLDIAEIFKPVIVDRVIFGLINKRQIQLGHFDQDIDYVYLSDKGKQIFIKSFEEKLNTTLKYRNLGKVSYRKLIRLECYKLYKHLFRENIYQPFLMN, from the coding sequence GTGAAAAAACCGATTTATATCTTTAATGACGGACAATTAAAGAGAAAAGACAACACACTCCTATTTATCAAAGACAATCAAAAGAAAAACATTCCTGTGAATTCTATTTCTGAAATACATGTTTTTGGAGAGATTGATCTGAACAAAAGGGTATTAGAATTTTTAACAAAGAACAAAATCCCGCTGTTTTTTTATAACCATTATGGCTATTATATAGGCAGTTATTATCCAAGAGAGTATCTAAATTCAGGATTTATCATTTTGAAGCAGGCGGAGTTTTATTTAGACAAAAATGAGAGACTGTATCTTGCAAAAAGCTTTGTTGAGGGAGCTGTCCTAAACATACTAAAAAATTTAAACTATTACAAAAGATCAAAGGAAGAATACATAAAACCCTACATTGAGGAAATAGAGCAGAAACTAAAAGAGATAAAAAATAAAGAAGATATTCCATCACTTATGGCTCTTGAAGGAGAGATCAGGAAAAAGTATTATGAGGCATTTAATGTGATTTTAAACATTGGGGATTTTTATTTTGATAAAAGAACAAAACAGCCACCTGAAAATCCCCTTAATGCCCTTATAAGTTTTGGCAATTCTTTGCTTTATACGGTGGTTCTTGCACAGATTTACAGAACACATCTTGATCCAAGAATAGGTTATTTACACCAGACGAACCAAAGATCTTTTAGTCTAAATCTGGACATTGCAGAGATTTTTAAGCCTGTCATAGTTGACCGTGTTATATTCGGCCTTATAAACAAAAGACAGATCCAGTTAGGACATTTTGATCAGGATATTGATTATGTTTATCTAAGTGACAAGGGAAAACAGATATTTATAAAATCTTTTGAGGAGAAACTTAATACAACCTTAAAGTATAGAAATTTAGGTAAGGTTTCTTACCGGAAACTTATCAGGCTTGAGTGTTATAAGCTTTATAAACATCTTTTTAGGGAAAATATTTATCAGCCTTTTTTGATGAATTAG